A window of the Plasmodium vinckei vinckei genome assembly, chromosome: PVVCY_08 genome harbors these coding sequences:
- a CDS encoding 6-cysteine protein: MMKHRSIFVYYCFCFLLKYVAFSNVTKPNTRIGHFEICEINTSSGDVEECVLENEFGKIFLFICNIDYNEMTKNIVLPSECAKKTYIDHVNPNGTSPEVNTYDIFPDLIGANESQFRDKFYFYGTPYSSKDIDFICLCFSETKPDIKHIMKMSFKKMTKKIKGCDFGDNTPMKKDLTNGKALYENSSCHIYAYPGDVIGINCYKKDINNIYNNNLELRPNNCFHNVYYENDILLSSKNLIPNSRVIPDPSDDVKLSKTHSYMSYIILPDEINQNVKISCSCKRDEYVGTMFLYVNTSKNILTPTSTSTEESAPLNDHYISIGDMWDMGLHENPEQMQSIINHHANKKYYEHMKIYKSNKMDSSDEDESNEQPHNGNRANKDSNDNEKMARNRRQKNNSLNHNNYHSNHEEDDDEINISTHDKYYDDYQPGSNRPLRKKRTFWQNMFGTSSSYYEAFTYFPIPFIIIIYMFLF; this comes from the coding sequence ATGATGAAGCATCGAAGCATTTTCGTGTATTACTGTTTCTGCTTCTTATTGAAATATGTAGCCTTTAGCAATGTAACAAAACCTAATACGAGAATAGGGCACTTTGAAATTTGTGAGATAAATACATCTTCAGGCGATGTCGAAGAATGTGTTttagaaaatgaatttgggaaaatatttttatttatttgtaatattGATTATAATGAGatgacaaaaaatatagtgcTTCCATCAGAATGCgctaaaaaaacatatatagaCCATGTAAATCCAAATGGGACATCACCAGAAGTTAATActtatgatatatttccAGACTTGATCGGAGCAAATGAATCCCAATTTCGTGataagttttatttttatgggACCCCATATTCATCTAAAGACATtgattttatatgtttatgtTTTTCTGAAACAAAACCagatataaaacatataatgaaaatgagttttaaaaaaatgacaaaaaaaataaaaggatGTGATTTTGGAGATAATACACCAATGAAAAAGGATTTAACAAATGGGAAAgcattatatgaaaattctAGTTgtcatatatatgcatatccAGGAGATGTAATTGGAATaaattgttataaaaaagacattaataatatttataataataatttagaaTTGCGTCCAAATAATTGTTTTCATAATgtttattatgaaaatgatatattattatcgtcaaaaaatttaataccTAATTCTAGAGTTATACCAGATCCGAGTGATGATGTTAAACTGTCCAAAACGCATTCATATATGTCCTATATTATACTCCctgatgaaataaatcaaaatgtTAAAATTAGTTGTTCATGCAAAAGAGATGAATATGTTGGAActatgtttttatatgtaaatacatcgaaaaatattttaacgCCCACTAGCACCAGCACAGAAGAATCTGCTCCTTTGAATGACCACTACATTTCAATTGGAGATATGTGGGATATGGGTTTGCATGAAAACCCTGAGCAAATGCAAAGCATTATTAACCATCAcgcaaataaaaaatattatgaacatatgaaaatttacaaaagcAATAAAATGGATTCTAGTGATGAGGATGAATCGAATGAGCAACCACACAATGGCAATAGAGCAAATAAAGATTCTAATGATAATGAGAAAATGGCTAGAAATAGAaggcaaaaaaataattctctcaatcataataattaccATAGTAATCATGAGGAGGATGACGatgaaattaatatatctactcatgataaatattatgatgaTTATCAACCGGGAAGTAATAGGCCTTTGAGAAAGAAAAGAACGTTTTGGCAAAATATGTTTGGCACCTCTTCTTCTTATTATGAGGCCTTTACCTATTTTCCAATcccatttattataattatctaTATGTTCCTCTTTTGA